From a region of the Triticum aestivum cultivar Chinese Spring chromosome 7D, IWGSC CS RefSeq v2.1, whole genome shotgun sequence genome:
- the LOC123167905 gene encoding phenylcoumaran benzylic ether reductase Pyrc5 — translation MASAAGEGRSRVLVIGGTGYIGRFIVAASAREGHPTAVLVRDAAPADPAKAAVLQGFRDAGVAIVEGDMYDHESLVTAIKSADVVISAVGYQQLPDQTLIISAIKEVGHVKRFFPSEYGNDVDRNHAVEPAKTVFGGKARIRRAIEAEGIPYTYVSSNFFAGRFLRSLAQIGVTEPPTEKVLIMGDGNVKGVFTAEEDVGTYTIKAVDDPRTLNKILYLRPPSNTLSHNELVSLWEKKLGKTLERVYLPEDELLKKIQGPLSVPLAISHSVWLKGDHTNFEIDPSFGVEATQLYPDVPYITVDEYLNRFL, via the exons ATGGCGTCGGCTGCAGGTGAGGGGAGGAGCCGGGTGCTGGTGATAGGCGGCACCGGCTACATCGGCCGCTTCATCGTCGCCGCCAGCGCACGCGAGGGCCACCCCACCGCCGTCCTCGTCCGCGACGCCGCGCCCGCCGACCCAGCCAAGGCCGCCGTCCTCCAGGGATTCCGGGATGCCGGCGTCGCCATCGTCGAG GGTGATATGTATGATCATGAGAGCCTGGTGACAGCCATTAAATCAGCAGATGTTGTGATCTCGGCCGTGGGTTATCAACAGCTACCGGATCAAACTCTCATTATCTCGGCAATTAAGGAAGTTGGGCATGTAAAG AGATTCTTCCCATCAGAGTATGGTAATGATGTGGATCGTAACCATGCAGTTGAACCTGCAAAGACAGTATTCGGTGGGAAAGCTCGTATAAGGCGTGCCATTGAGGCTGAGGGAATTCCCTACACATATGTCTCTTCCAACTTCTTTGCTGGTCGTTTCTTGCGAAGCCTTGCGCAGATTGGGGTCACGGAGCCTCCAACTGAGAAGGTTCTCATTATGGGTGATGGAAATGTAAAAG GAGTCTTTACGGCGGAAGAAGACGTGGGAACCTACACTATTAAAGCTGTAGATGATCCAAGGACCCTGAACAAAATCCTGTATCTGAGGCCACCAAGCAACACTTTGTCCCATAACGAGCTTGTCTCACTCTGGGAGAAGAAACTTGGTAAGACACTTGAGAGGGTGTACCTCCCAGAAGACGAACTCCTGAAGAAGATTCAAG GGCCGCTGAGTGTACCACTGGCAATCAGCCACTCTGTCTGGTTGAAGGGGGACCACACTAACTTTGAGATCGACCCATCATTTGGAGTTGAAGCCACTCAGCTTTACCCTGATGTGCCTTACATTACCGTGGATGAATACCTAAATAGGTTCCTTTAA